A genome region from Coprococcus phoceensis includes the following:
- a CDS encoding HD domain-containing protein, whose product MDFEQAKQAFELYLNGYDRKDEKVYLKIVHTYGVVDCSEEIARRMGLGEEDIFLAKIIALLHDIGRFEQLKLYDSFEPGIFDHAQYGADILFREGRIREFLPETTWDETIETAIRYHSAFQLPKISDSRTLLHAELIRDADKLDNCRVKLEERVEVLLGGASAKEAGAQEISQRVWEACLNERSVLSEDRKTNLDYWVSYIAYFFDIYFTETLQIIQEHSYVEKIVDRIPCENLISNERMQELKNHVIKYIMNRVTKASKK is encoded by the coding sequence ATGGATTTTGAGCAGGCAAAACAGGCTTTTGAATTGTACCTTAACGGGTATGACAGAAAGGATGAAAAAGTTTATTTAAAAATTGTACATACATATGGTGTTGTAGACTGCAGTGAGGAGATCGCAAGGAGGATGGGATTGGGAGAAGAAGATATTTTTCTTGCGAAAATCATTGCCCTGCTGCATGATATAGGAAGATTTGAGCAACTTAAATTATATGATTCATTTGAACCGGGCATTTTTGACCATGCACAGTATGGTGCAGATATTTTGTTTCGGGAGGGGCGGATCAGAGAATTTCTTCCGGAGACAACGTGGGATGAGACAATCGAGACGGCAATCCGTTATCACAGTGCATTTCAGCTTCCAAAGATTTCGGATTCAAGAACTTTATTGCATGCCGAACTGATTCGGGATGCGGATAAGCTGGATAACTGCCGTGTGAAATTAGAGGAGCGGGTGGAGGTTCTGCTTGGAGGAGCGAGTGCGAAAGAAGCAGGAGCGCAGGAAATCAGCCAGAGAGTCTGGGAGGCATGTCTCAATGAACGCTCCGTATTGTCTGAGGATAGAAAGACAAATCTGGATTACTGGGTATCTTATATAGCATATTTTTTCGATATTTATTTTACGGAAACGCTGCAGATTATTCAGGAACACTCTTATGTGGAAAAGATTGTGGACAGGATCCCGTGTGAAAATCTTATCAGTAACGAACGGATGCAGGAGTTGAAAAACCATGTCATAAAATATATAATGAATCGTGTAACGAAAGCGAGCAAAAAATAA
- a CDS encoding MBOAT family O-acyltransferase, with the protein MLFSSIPFLYYFLPLVLVCYFCVPFRWKNFILLFFSLIFYSWGEPRYIFLMVLSILLGYIEGILIERKKHSRLILAGACCIHLGLLMYFKYIDFLIGNLNAIGLSIPLFHIALPIGISFYTFQILSYLIDVYRKDCTAQTNLISFGAYVSMFPQLIAGPIVRYKDIAAQLEVRKHSVEKAALGIRKFILGLSKKVLLANSLGALCSTFQTSTDRSVLYYWLYAFSFALQIYFDFSGYSDMAVGLGNIFGFHFPDNFHYPYLSRSVTEFWRRWHITLGSWFRDYVYIPMGGNRVKKSRWFFNIAVVWFLTGLWHGASWNFVLWGMFFAVLLVLEKQGFSAFLQKHSLFSHMYVLLAVTVSFVIFNAVSTKDALETLKVMFSGGSLPLVSKEFLYYLKSYGVILTVSVVGATPFAAQLIERFRTKKTAKQLLNILEPAVLIVLMLTVTAYLIQDSYNPFLYFRF; encoded by the coding sequence ATGTTATTTTCAAGCATTCCTTTTTTATACTACTTTTTACCGCTTGTTTTAGTCTGCTACTTTTGCGTGCCTTTTCGATGGAAGAATTTCATTCTGCTTTTCTTCAGTCTCATATTTTATTCCTGGGGAGAACCACGATATATTTTTTTGATGGTTCTCTCCATCTTACTGGGTTATATCGAAGGTATCCTCATCGAGAGAAAGAAGCATTCCCGACTGATTCTGGCAGGCGCCTGCTGCATTCATCTTGGACTTTTAATGTATTTTAAATACATTGATTTTTTGATTGGAAACCTGAATGCAATTGGATTGTCTATACCGCTTTTCCACATTGCTCTGCCAATCGGTATCAGCTTCTACACCTTTCAAATTTTGAGTTATCTCATCGATGTGTATCGAAAAGACTGTACGGCGCAGACAAATCTGATTTCTTTTGGAGCATATGTGTCGATGTTCCCGCAGTTGATCGCAGGACCGATCGTGCGGTACAAAGACATTGCAGCACAGCTTGAAGTGCGGAAACATTCTGTTGAGAAAGCAGCACTTGGCATCCGAAAATTCATATTGGGATTATCCAAAAAAGTACTTCTTGCGAACTCTCTCGGCGCGCTTTGCAGTACCTTCCAAACCTCCACAGACCGTTCTGTTCTCTATTATTGGCTGTATGCATTTTCCTTTGCGCTGCAGATTTATTTTGATTTTTCCGGTTATAGTGATATGGCTGTCGGTCTCGGCAATATTTTCGGGTTCCATTTTCCGGATAATTTTCATTACCCGTATTTGTCAAGAAGTGTCACGGAATTCTGGAGACGTTGGCACATTACACTGGGGTCATGGTTCCGTGACTATGTCTATATCCCGATGGGCGGCAACCGCGTGAAAAAAAGCCGCTGGTTTTTTAACATCGCAGTCGTGTGGTTTCTGACCGGACTGTGGCACGGTGCATCTTGGAATTTTGTCCTGTGGGGAATGTTCTTTGCGGTTCTGCTTGTATTAGAAAAGCAAGGATTTTCTGCATTTTTGCAAAAACATTCTTTATTTTCCCATATGTATGTCCTGCTCGCAGTGACCGTAAGCTTTGTCATTTTCAATGCAGTCTCCACCAAAGATGCTCTCGAAACGCTCAAGGTCATGTTTAGCGGCGGCTCTTTGCCACTTGTTTCAAAAGAATTCTTATACTATCTCAAAAGCTATGGTGTTATCCTCACCGTTTCTGTGGTCGGCGCCACCCCCTTTGCTGCGCAGCTGATTGAAAGATTCCGTACAAAGAAAACGGCGAAACAGCTCCTCAATATTTTAGAGCCGGCTGTCCTGATTGTTTTAATGCTTACTGTGACTGCTTATCTTATTCAGGATTCTTATAACCCGTTTTTATATTTTCGCTTTTAG
- a CDS encoding DHHW family protein, which produces MSDQWKNRIVIVTTGILLFSFSIACLLKPSDEVSLSERRPLTQFPSPDTGSLLSGSFMEKFDKYAVDQFPMREAFRHLYSTVSLDLLGKSDIEGLYLKDDMAIAMEYPMHEDSLKHASKVFQRIYETCLKGNAENIYLSIIPDKNYFLQDDDSALTMDYDDFFQTMQDANPQMHYIDIAPLLELTDYYQTDPHWRQEKIIDVANHLADSMGTFVSDDFQEQVFTNDFRGAYAGQAAQNLSGEPLWFLTSPAIEQCTVFDHQNDRQISMYDFVKGDGKDPYELFLSGSLSYITIENPAVQTDLELVIFRDSFGSAIAPLLATGYQKITLLDVRYLSSYSLPSLIDFKNQDVLFLYSTSVLNHSETLK; this is translated from the coding sequence ATGTCAGATCAATGGAAAAACAGAATCGTAATTGTTACCACAGGTATTCTCTTATTTTCTTTTTCCATCGCCTGTCTTCTGAAGCCGTCCGATGAGGTTTCCCTCAGCGAAAGGCGCCCGCTCACACAGTTTCCTTCGCCGGATACAGGAAGCTTGCTCTCCGGAAGCTTTATGGAAAAATTTGATAAATATGCGGTCGATCAGTTTCCGATGCGAGAAGCATTCCGCCACCTGTATTCAACTGTTTCTCTCGATTTACTTGGAAAATCAGATATAGAAGGACTGTACTTAAAAGATGATATGGCAATCGCAATGGAATATCCGATGCACGAGGACTCTTTGAAGCACGCCTCGAAAGTGTTTCAAAGAATTTATGAGACCTGTCTAAAAGGGAATGCGGAAAATATCTATCTTTCCATCATTCCGGATAAGAACTATTTTTTACAGGACGATGACTCTGCACTGACAATGGACTATGATGATTTCTTCCAGACGATGCAAGATGCAAATCCGCAGATGCATTATATCGATATTGCACCGCTTTTGGAGTTAACCGACTATTATCAGACCGATCCCCACTGGCGGCAGGAAAAAATCATCGATGTTGCAAATCATCTCGCAGACTCCATGGGTACTTTTGTCTCAGATGATTTCCAAGAGCAGGTATTTACAAACGATTTTCGTGGCGCTTATGCAGGGCAGGCGGCTCAGAATCTTTCCGGCGAACCACTTTGGTTCCTGACAAGTCCTGCAATAGAACAGTGCACTGTATTCGACCACCAAAACGACCGTCAAATTTCCATGTATGATTTTGTAAAAGGCGACGGAAAAGACCCTTACGAGCTCTTTTTGTCCGGCTCTTTGTCCTATATCACAATTGAAAATCCTGCCGTACAGACAGACCTTGAACTTGTTATTTTCCGCGATTCCTTCGGCAGTGCCATTGCACCTCTGCTTGCCACCGGATACCAAAAGATTACACTGCTGGATGTACGCTATCTTTCAAGCTATTCGCTGCCATCACTGATTGATTTTAAAAATCAGGATGTCCTGTTTCTCTACAGTACATCGGTCTTAAATCACAGCGAGACACTGAAATGA